One Antarctobacter heliothermus DNA segment encodes these proteins:
- a CDS encoding peptide chain release factor 3, producing the protein MLDNRPPLPPEIARRRTFAIISHPDAGKTTLTEKFLLYGGAIQMAGQVRAKGEARRTRSDFMQMEKDRGISVSASAMSFDFGKFRFNLVDTPGHSDFSEDTYRTLTAVDAAVMVIDGAKGVESQTRKLFEVCRLRDLPILTFCNKMDREARDTFDIIDEIQENLAIDVTPASWPIGMGRDFLGCYDLLNDRLELMDRADRNKVAETITLEGLDDPRMADHIPPALLEQLREEVEMARELLPKLDPQSVLEGHMTPIWFGSAINSFGVKELMDGIGTYGPEPQIQKASPRSIAPEETKVTGFVFKVQANMDPKHRDRVAFVRMASGHFTRGMKLTHVRTKKPMAITNPVLFLASDRELAEEAWAGDIIGIPNHGQLRIGDTLTEGEMLKVAGIPSFAPELLQTVRAGDPMKAKHLEKALMQFAEEGAAKVFKPMIGSGFIVGVVGALQFEVLGSRIELEYGLPVRFDVSQFTSARWVHGAKDAVEKFINANKQHISYDHDGDVVYLTRLQWDIDRIERDYPDVTLSSTKEMMV; encoded by the coding sequence ATGTTGGACAACCGCCCCCCCCTGCCGCCCGAAATCGCCCGCCGCCGGACCTTTGCGATCATCTCGCACCCGGACGCCGGCAAGACGACGCTAACGGAAAAGTTCCTGCTGTATGGCGGGGCGATCCAGATGGCCGGACAGGTCCGCGCCAAGGGTGAGGCGCGGCGCACGCGGTCGGACTTCATGCAGATGGAAAAGGACCGGGGCATCTCTGTCTCGGCCTCGGCCATGTCGTTTGATTTCGGCAAGTTCCGGTTCAATCTGGTGGACACGCCCGGCCACTCGGATTTTTCCGAGGACACCTATCGCACGCTGACCGCCGTGGATGCCGCGGTCATGGTGATCGACGGCGCGAAAGGCGTGGAAAGCCAGACCCGCAAGCTGTTCGAGGTTTGCCGCCTGCGCGACCTTCCGATCCTGACCTTCTGCAACAAGATGGACCGCGAAGCGCGCGACACCTTCGACATCATTGACGAGATTCAGGAAAATCTTGCCATCGACGTCACGCCTGCATCCTGGCCCATCGGCATGGGCCGCGATTTCCTTGGTTGCTACGATCTGCTGAACGACCGGCTGGAACTGATGGACCGCGCCGACCGCAACAAGGTGGCCGAGACGATCACGCTGGAGGGGCTCGACGATCCCCGGATGGCGGATCACATTCCCCCCGCCCTGCTGGAACAGCTGCGCGAAGAGGTCGAGATGGCGCGCGAACTGCTGCCCAAACTGGACCCGCAGTCGGTACTGGAGGGGCACATGACCCCGATCTGGTTCGGCTCTGCGATCAACTCTTTCGGCGTCAAGGAACTGATGGACGGCATCGGCACCTACGGCCCCGAACCGCAGATCCAAAAGGCCAGCCCACGTTCGATTGCGCCGGAGGAAACCAAAGTCACCGGGTTCGTGTTCAAGGTGCAGGCCAACATGGACCCCAAGCACCGCGACCGCGTGGCCTTTGTCCGCATGGCCTCGGGGCATTTCACCCGCGGGATGAAGCTGACCCATGTGCGCACGAAAAAGCCGATGGCGATCACCAACCCGGTACTGTTCCTTGCCTCGGACCGCGAACTGGCCGAAGAGGCATGGGCGGGGGACATCATCGGCATCCCCAACCACGGGCAATTGCGCATCGGCGACACGCTGACAGAGGGCGAAATGCTCAAGGTTGCGGGCATTCCGTCCTTTGCGCCGGAACTGTTGCAGACCGTGCGCGCGGGCGACCCGATGAAGGCCAAGCACCTTGAAAAGGCGCTGATGCAATTCGCCGAAGAGGGCGCGGCAAAGGTGTTCAAACCGATGATCGGCTCTGGCTTTATCGTCGGGGTTGTGGGGGCCTTGCAGTTTGAGGTGCTCGGCAGCCGGATCGAACTGGAATACGGCCTGCCGGTCCGTTTTGACGTGTCTCAGTTCACCTCGGCCCGTTGGGTACACGGGGCCAAGGACGCGGTGGAAAAGTTCATCAACGCCAACAAGCAACACATCAGCTACGACCACGACGGCGACGTGGTCTATCTGACGCGGCTGCAATGGGACATCGACCGGATCGAACGCGATTACCCGGATGTGACGCTATCCTCGACCAAGGAGATGATGGTGTAA
- a CDS encoding Hint domain-containing protein, with protein MYCFAAGTMIATDNGEVAVETLRTGDSVRTADGAVTAVKWIGRQTMVPMFAGARCQPVRIRAGALGHGLPHSDLTVTADHGMVFYPSSGETVEEATQDGLVINASALVNGGAIDWLPMAELPDRFTVYHIETAAHDVILANGAAAETFIDYAGRRQFDNYAEYIALYGDDRVVAENPLPRISAARLVPPAIRKRIEGHSGIRRQAI; from the coding sequence ATGTACTGCTTTGCCGCCGGAACGATGATCGCGACGGATAATGGCGAAGTCGCGGTCGAGACGCTTAGGACGGGCGACAGTGTCCGCACCGCTGACGGTGCCGTCACGGCTGTCAAATGGATCGGCCGCCAGACAATGGTGCCTATGTTCGCAGGCGCCCGCTGCCAACCCGTCCGCATCCGCGCCGGTGCGCTGGGCCATGGTCTGCCGCACAGCGACCTGACGGTCACCGCCGACCATGGCATGGTGTTCTACCCCTCAAGTGGCGAAACGGTAGAGGAAGCCACGCAAGACGGTCTGGTGATCAACGCAAGCGCGCTGGTCAATGGGGGAGCGATTGATTGGCTGCCGATGGCGGAACTGCCCGACCGGTTCACCGTCTACCATATCGAAACCGCCGCTCATGACGTGATCCTTGCCAATGGCGCGGCGGCAGAGACATTCATTGATTACGCCGGGCGGCGGCAATTCGACAATTACGCCGAATATATCGCGCTATATGGCGACGACAGGGTGGTTGCGGAAAACCCGCTGCCCCGCATCAGCGCGGCGCGTCTGGTGCCACCTGCGATCCGAAAGCGGATTGAAGGGCACTCTGGCATTCGTCGTCAGGCGATCTGA
- a CDS encoding nuclear transport factor 2 family protein: MDLREIADELVAGCREGRELENLDKIYAADAVSVEAMPMQGMDSAETHGIDGIKGKHAWWSSTFEVLDGKVSGPFLHGDNSFAVIFEMKAKHRDSGEVSDMHEVGIYTVGNGKIVREAFYYTM; encoded by the coding sequence ATGGACCTGAGGGAAATTGCAGACGAACTGGTCGCCGGGTGCCGCGAAGGGCGCGAGCTTGAAAATCTCGACAAGATCTATGCCGCCGACGCGGTTTCGGTCGAGGCGATGCCGATGCAGGGCATGGACAGTGCCGAAACCCACGGGATTGACGGGATCAAGGGCAAACACGCCTGGTGGTCATCCACGTTCGAGGTGCTGGACGGTAAGGTCAGCGGCCCGTTCCTGCATGGCGACAACAGCTTTGCCGTGATTTTTGAGATGAAGGCCAAGCATCGCGACAGCGGTGAGGTCAGCGATATGCACGAGGTCGGCATCTACACTGTCGGTAACGGCAAGATCGTGCGTGAGGCGTTTTACTACACTATGTGA
- a CDS encoding Hint domain-containing protein has translation MSQSDPTRATQSLQVYRADMLRVVNGANLGDAIGFADELVHDDVYRLSPLAVLKPLGVVTGATPPFRVAQGSALGAAGSDLHLDCCVTFMSGDGQTTEALVLVEVDGEGNAAEVYLLPLAPMTPRADYVLVGVDVEAALPRYAQVACVSFTAGTMITLADGAQRAVEELTVGDRILTRDDGPQPIRWLGHQTVRAVGAFAPICIREGVLNNTRDLLVSPDHRLFIYQRRDHLGAGRSELLVRARHLVNGDSVARRKGGFVDYYQMLFDTHQIIYAEGIAAESMLVDTRTRAALPKDLELSDLLPGHRRSNPHALEVEEHLLNRPDAADVLRKSSGG, from the coding sequence ATGTCCCAATCTGATCCCACCCGCGCCACGCAAAGCCTGCAAGTTTATCGCGCGGACATGCTGCGCGTGGTGAATGGTGCCAACTTGGGCGACGCCATTGGTTTTGCCGATGAACTTGTGCACGACGATGTTTATCGCCTGTCGCCGCTGGCCGTGTTGAAACCGCTGGGTGTGGTCACCGGTGCCACCCCGCCCTTTCGCGTGGCGCAGGGCAGCGCGTTGGGGGCAGCGGGGTCCGATCTGCATCTGGATTGCTGCGTGACCTTCATGTCCGGTGACGGCCAGACGACAGAGGCACTTGTACTGGTTGAGGTTGATGGCGAAGGCAACGCGGCAGAGGTCTATCTGCTGCCGCTGGCCCCGATGACGCCACGCGCGGACTACGTTTTGGTTGGCGTGGATGTTGAGGCTGCCTTGCCCCGTTATGCGCAAGTTGCCTGCGTGTCCTTTACGGCCGGGACGATGATCACGCTGGCCGATGGCGCACAGCGCGCGGTCGAAGAATTGACCGTCGGCGACCGCATCCTGACCCGCGACGACGGCCCGCAGCCGATCCGCTGGCTTGGCCACCAGACGGTGCGCGCGGTGGGGGCCTTTGCGCCGATCTGCATCCGTGAGGGCGTGCTGAACAACACCCGCGATCTGCTGGTTTCGCCCGACCACCGTCTGTTCATCTACCAACGCCGCGACCATCTGGGCGCGGGTCGGTCTGAACTGTTGGTCCGGGCGCGCCACCTGGTGAATGGCGACAGCGTCGCCCGGCGCAAGGGCGGGTTTGTGGACTATTACCAAATGCTGTTCGATACCCATCAGATCATCTATGCCGAAGGGATTGCAGCGGAATCCATGCTGGTCGACACCCGCACCCGCGCCGCCCTGCCCAAGGATCTTGAACTGTCCGATCTGCTGCCCGGCCACCGCCGCAGCAATCCCCACGCGCTGGAGGTCGAAGAGCACCTGCTGAACCGCCCCGATGCGGCGGATGTATTGCGCAAGTCGTCGGGCGGTTGA
- a CDS encoding SDR family oxidoreductase, whose product MDLGIRGKRALVCASSKGLGRGCAEALAEAGVDLVMNARGSDALEETAQDLRDRYGVSITTVAADIVSEEGRAKVLEQAGDVDILVNNAGGPPPGMWSDWGREDFIKALDANMLTPIALMTALMPLMINKGWGRVVNITSVSVKAPVGVLGLSNSARTGLTGYVAGTSRQVAPKGVIVNNLLPGIHATDRADALDGAVVKAKGITLEDARAERFSTIPAGRYGTREEFGKMCAFLCSQHAGFIVGQNILLDGGASNMTM is encoded by the coding sequence ATGGATCTGGGTATTCGCGGCAAGCGGGCGCTGGTCTGCGCGTCTAGCAAGGGATTGGGGCGCGGTTGCGCCGAGGCGCTGGCAGAGGCGGGCGTTGACCTTGTCATGAACGCGCGCGGCAGTGACGCGCTGGAAGAGACGGCGCAGGATCTGCGCGACCGATACGGTGTGTCGATCACCACGGTCGCGGCGGACATCGTGTCCGAAGAGGGCCGCGCCAAGGTGCTGGAACAGGCGGGTGACGTCGACATCCTTGTGAACAATGCGGGCGGTCCGCCTCCGGGGATGTGGTCTGATTGGGGCCGTGAGGATTTCATCAAGGCGCTGGACGCCAACATGCTCACGCCGATCGCGTTGATGACGGCGCTCATGCCGTTGATGATCAACAAGGGGTGGGGCCGGGTGGTCAACATCACTTCTGTATCGGTCAAGGCACCGGTGGGTGTGCTGGGCCTGTCAAATTCGGCCCGCACCGGTTTGACCGGTTATGTCGCGGGCACCTCGCGGCAGGTGGCGCCCAAGGGCGTGATCGTGAACAACCTGCTGCCGGGCATCCATGCCACCGACCGCGCCGATGCGCTGGACGGGGCGGTGGTCAAAGCCAAGGGCATCACGCTGGAGGACGCCCGCGCCGAGCGGTTCAGCACCATTCCCGCCGGGCGCTATGGCACCCGTGAAGAGTTTGGCAAGATGTGCGCCTTTCTCTGCTCGCAGCACGCGGGATTCATCGTGGGCCAGAACATCCTGCTGGATGGCGGCGCCAGCAACATGACGATGTAA